The Artemia franciscana chromosome 9, ASM3288406v1, whole genome shotgun sequence region TTgactttcaagtttttttctaattagcttaaaaatgcattttcatcgatttattttttttctgctacaATTTATTACAATCACTTTTAAATTCCAGTACGGTGGACTCCCCAAGTGTAGTACTACAATCTACCTAGTACGGATGTTTGACTGCGTCCTCCAATGGCTTGAAAAAGGTAGCTGTTTCGTCGACATTTGCGCAGTGGATTTCCgaaaggcctttgacctaatccgcCACCGGACTGCAGGCATGAATCTCCGGGGAAATGGGGGCCAAACGATgcacccttggccttgtacttgacttcttaactggccgaaatcaaaaagtctttgcactccacgaaaacgattcggattcatcatggtcagatacttcttgcagggccccacaaggcacaaaattagctggaataattttcctggctgtaattaattccctgcttaaccatcacgacgaccgttacaagtttgtagatgatctgtccatagtgctcgcttacctggtcgaaaacactatcataacaaagcagttttcagaccagttacttgatcagctaaagaccaaatgctcaagtcatgatcttaccattaacgtagccaagtcgaagataattcgtttcaaccctctgaagcggaatatagatatgcctctagtcccttccccgattgtgaacgaaataaaaatcttaggagtaactttcactagtgactgtagtttcagtgcccatattaatttaaccgtccacaaggctaatgcaagccttcagacacttaccaaaatgaggcgttttgggtgttTTACTAAAAgccttctccatgcctacacgTGTTATGTTCacccgttgctcgagtacgcgtgcccggtgtggggtccatctgctatccgcacagcgtacctattacgcgacatagagtgcgtccagaaaagagcaacaaggattatactccgagacCATGGCATACCCTacgatcaagccctcgctaaattaaatttatctccacttaaagtccggctggaacaccttattcaccaatttggaaaattcatcctagccaataagagccaccgatcactactacccgaaccagcccctcccaatagccgaagtcgattacgaaataaacttgtaccccctaaagtacgaaccaatcgatacgcaaactcatttgtgccttttttcacatcagtttttaatgctgagttgtagtgtgtgatttttgtttaaatgtatgatttttgtgaaaaaactgaatttagctacgatagtttttaaatataccgatctctctctctctctctctctctctctctctctctctctctctctctctctctctctctctctctctctctctctctctctctctctctctctctctctctctctctctcttactgAAAACTCCTCAACAGTTTAATATTTGAATAGGGGTATGATAACCCTTCAAGTAATAAAGGGGCAGTGTTTCAACTTGACTAAATTGACGCTGCGAGTGAATGTTTCAATACCTTATGCAAATAAGAGTGGTCTGTCAAATTAGTTTATGGTTAAAGATTTTGAAAGAGGAGAATAGCATGCAATTAATGAAGAACTTGGCCTAGtcagttttttaaaagtagtttgTGAAACCTGGGAAAGAAAAGTACTAAAAGAGGACTTGGTTTGGTTAGCGTGCAGAATCACAAGAAAAAGctaaagtaaatatataaaaagcttGAAAGACCACGACTTCAAAACCATTTACTCGACATGAATGAAACAACTCTCCAAGAAGAGACTGTACCAGAACCAACAACACTGAAAGTTGTAACTGCTGGTCATAATtcagaatcaaatattttaagaaattctCAGTGTATGGTCAATGTACCCTTTTTCTAAAGAGTCAAAAAGATCTAGTAGtctaaaatatgtaaatatcaCTTGgctaattttttgtattaacctTTCAAAGACCCTAGACTTTGATTTATGGTCAGGGGCGTAGTTCCAGCATTTCTTTGGTGGGGAAAGAGGGGGTTCCCATCCGGATTGTCAATGGGCAAGGGCTATCCTTTAGGGGAAAGCAGTGGTGGATCTGGCCtgttcaatttgcttatacttacaGTAGGTATTAAATACTAGGCTATTATATAAGTGTTATACTGAGTAACTTACTGCCAACTGCGATGTCTACTTTAtattaataaagataaaatgtcaaaaactacaaaataattttaaatgttcGATTATTTAATTCAGATTTTCGACCCTAAAGTTTCTATGTTCGAGGAATATGCCCCCTGAACCCCTCCTCTAAATCCACCTGTGTGGAAAGGGGTGTTGGAAAGCTTGCAAAAGACAAGCCTAAATGTGTGTTAATGATGTCTAAAAATTCTGATGATTCTGTtccaaatatttttcctttagtCTAAGGGAAATCAAGTCTCTTTGTTGAAAGGGTTCATCACAAACACAAGCCAAAGCTGAGACTGGACCATTTATTGCATCAcgtttgttaattaatttggtCCAAATTGAGCTGCATTCGTTGTTAATATTCTTCACTTTTGTTATCGTGTTGCTATAAGAAGACGTAGTTGGGAATCAAATCTCTTTCCAATACGTTCTTCTTCTTGTTCCCCTTTTTGTTGCTTTTATAAAGTTGGTTCTCAGCCAAAGAACATTATCGTGCTCATTCTGAAttaataatttacataatatatAACAGCCCAGCTGTCCCGATCCTGGGACCACATGTGTATGCGCTCTTCCATATGATGGGGGGGATATACAAAGTGTTAAAAAGCAAAGATATCTCATTATTTTCCTAAGTATCCAAtaggacatttttcttcaagcaatAACAAAGAAAGGATACTATTTAGAAAAAATCGTACCcagttaaaacaaaaactacaaaatacattaataaaCAATGCACACGCATCAAACGCCCATAAATTAAGTAGTGGGCTCAGCTTTTACTAAGGCTGCCAGCAATAAGTTGCCGCATACAACAGTAGTGTACTATAAACAAGCTGGGTGGGTGATGGTGAGTTTAATAAGCTTGGCTCTCTTGCCAGCTTTACCATTAACATTAAAGTGTATATCCCCCTTCCATGTCCTTCAACTCCCGCTCTCATCATAGGAGACTAAATCAAGCAGTTGAGCTACACACTGTTCCAACAGCCCAGTGCATCTCGTCATTTAGTTGcatgttatttaaaaatgatgtctaagaaaatcaaaaagtacACCCTTTAAATTGGCATAGTTGAAAGCTTATAAAggaaataaagtgaaaaaaacacggtttttcagctgaaagtaattAGCGACGCTAAAATTTAAAGCgcatagaaattattccgtatgtgaaaagAGCTGTCTTTCTTTAATACCTTCACTTTAATTCCCGCCACCATGCCACACTATCATTGACCATCTGGCACCTTCTGGCACCCCCTCATccttcctaagacattttccggATATTTTCCCGTTAAAAATCATACATTAAATCTGGTGGTTCATGTTTTCGCAAGCCGCCCTCAACGTGATATACCATAtcaattcacgccaccatgCTACACTATGAATGACTCCCTGGCACCCCCTCAtgatttctaagacatttttcatatattttcttgttaaaaatcatccATTAAATCTATTGGTCCATGTTCTTTTGCAAGCTTTCCTCAAAGTGATACACCATCTCAATACACACCAGTGTATTTCTTTATGACtaccccctggcaccccctcgTCATTCCTAATACATTTTCCAGacattttcatgataaaataaTGCATTAAATCCAATGGTTCATATTTTCGCAAACCAACCTCAACGTAATACACCATGCCAATTCATGTCACTgtgccacactatgactggcCCTTTGGCACCCTCTGATCAGACGCACACACAGacacgagagagagagagagagagagagagagagagagagagagagagagagagagagagagacaaaaacacccAGTGGGCAAAAACATACACCCACACAcgcacaaccacacaaagttaGACCCTCAGGCAcgcacacagtcagacacacaggcacgggaagagagacaaaaacacagggGAAACAACACACACAACCACACGAGTCAGATAAAAGTatacacagagtcagacaaacaggcaagggaatagagaaacaaaaacacactgAGAAAAAACACGCAGTATTTTGAGCAATCAGCCTTATTCTTACATGCTAGCAGGTTATGTTGACCTTATCGAGCTAACCTACACACGCTAGTTTAGATTAGGCCAGGTTAGATGGCTCATGTAAGAAAAAGGCTGAATGCTTAAAAAA contains the following coding sequences:
- the LOC136031515 gene encoding uncharacterized protein LOC136031515, whose protein sequence is MGAKRCTLGLVLDFLTGRNQKVFALHENDSDSSWSDTSCRAPQGTKLAGIIFLAVINSLLNHHDDRYKFVDDLSIVLAYLVENTIITKQFSDQLLDQLKTKCSSHDLTINVAKSKIIRFNPLKRNIDMPLVPSPIVNEIKILGVTFTSDCSFSAHINLTVHKANASLQTLTKMRRFGCFTKSLLHAYTCYVHPLLEYACPVWGPSAIRTAYLLRDIECVQKRATRIILRDHGIPYDQALAKLNLSPLKVRLEHLIHQFGKFILANKSHRSLLPEPAPPNSRSRLRNKLVPPKVRTNRYANSFVPFFTSVFNAEL